One Ignavibacterium album JCM 16511 genomic region harbors:
- a CDS encoding OsmC family protein: MSTQKREMKVLITGESENPTKMNLQAGKFKLIIDEPKGMGGTDEGPSPIQVLLMSLAGCLNVTGHEIARQKGLTLNSMKVKIEGVMNPCTFLGCSFEERAGFQNIVVTVNADMPGASDKEKESWLKETESRCPVTDNIKADTTITVINE, encoded by the coding sequence ATGAGTACACAAAAAAGAGAAATGAAGGTATTGATAACCGGTGAAAGTGAAAATCCAACTAAGATGAATCTTCAAGCCGGTAAATTCAAATTGATTATAGATGAACCAAAAGGAATGGGCGGAACAGACGAAGGTCCATCACCAATTCAGGTTCTGCTGATGTCATTAGCCGGATGTTTAAATGTGACGGGTCACGAAATTGCTCGACAAAAAGGACTAACTTTAAATAGTATGAAAGTAAAAATTGAAGGAGTTATGAATCCTTGTACTTTTCTCGGCTGTTCATTTGAAGAGCGTGCGGGATTTCAAAATATTGTTGTAACTGTAAACGCAGATATGCCCGGCGCATCTGATAAAGAAAAAGAATCCTGGCTAAAGGAAACTGAAAGCCGCTGTCCCGTTACAGATAATATAAAAGCAGATACTACAATTACTGTAATAAATGAGTAG
- a CDS encoding FmdE family protein — translation MFQLPEWTFEFHGHRCPFMPIGFRMGTLAMEKLGVKKSLDHQMHVFSEMGVEHPQGCMQDGIMSATGATFGKGMIDRMNYGKVAAIFWYPGKKDAVRIFLKNEFQDKLAPHEFFKYRKQGLEPTEIPEEIRNDIIDIVLSATDEELFSVTILKDFKCTPVKGSFNKAKCEVCGEYVFERYLRVKDGKKVCIPCSERTDEEVIIHLPNIG, via the coding sequence ATGTTTCAATTACCTGAATGGACTTTCGAATTTCACGGCCATCGCTGCCCGTTTATGCCAATCGGTTTTAGAATGGGAACCTTGGCAATGGAAAAATTAGGAGTTAAAAAAAGTTTAGATCATCAGATGCACGTTTTTTCTGAAATGGGTGTTGAGCATCCTCAAGGTTGTATGCAGGATGGAATTATGTCTGCAACCGGAGCTACTTTCGGGAAAGGAATGATAGATAGAATGAACTATGGAAAGGTTGCAGCAATTTTTTGGTATCCTGGTAAAAAAGATGCAGTAAGAATATTCCTGAAAAATGAATTTCAGGATAAACTTGCTCCTCACGAATTTTTCAAATATCGAAAGCAAGGTCTAGAACCAACTGAAATTCCAGAAGAAATAAGAAATGATATCATCGATATAGTTCTCAGTGCAACAGATGAAGAATTATTTAGTGTGACCATTTTAAAAGACTTTAAATGTACCCCAGTTAAAGGTTCATTCAACAAAGCTAAGTGCGAAGTATGCGGCGAGTATGTTTTTGAAAGATACTTACGTGTAAAAGATGGAAAGAAAGTTTGTATCCCTTGTTCTGAAAGAACAGATGAAGAAGTAATAATTCATTTACCAAATATTGGATAG
- a CDS encoding thioredoxin family protein, with protein sequence MNWLKNLEQAKEESLKSHKPILLQFEMDGCGGCKKLEATTYKDQKVIEEMNEWFVLLKLDLIKDREVRKMLGAYWTPAMYFLDQNGNSYYHFNGYLPADEFRAMLRIGIAETIMPRGRYDDIIKIIDKDIDDIVNTSFYPKLLVARETARYIKIKDNSQLRKTLKEIQKTHPQSTEAKMYFWDE encoded by the coding sequence ATGAACTGGTTAAAAAATCTTGAACAAGCAAAAGAAGAATCATTAAAATCTCATAAGCCGATTCTTCTCCAATTTGAAATGGATGGTTGCGGCGGCTGCAAAAAACTTGAAGCCACAACTTACAAAGATCAAAAAGTTATTGAGGAAATGAACGAGTGGTTTGTTCTGCTCAAACTTGATTTGATTAAAGATAGAGAAGTAAGAAAAATGCTCGGAGCTTATTGGACACCTGCAATGTATTTCCTTGATCAAAACGGAAATTCATACTATCATTTTAACGGTTATCTGCCAGCGGACGAATTCAGAGCAATGCTGAGAATAGGAATTGCAGAAACAATAATGCCTCGTGGTAGATATGATGACATAATCAAAATCATTGATAAAGATATTGATGATATAGTTAATACATCTTTTTATCCAAAACTTTTAGTAGCAAGAGAAACCGCCCGTTATATCAAAATAAAAGATAATTCACAGTTAAGAAAAACATTGAAGGAAATACAGAAAACGCATCCTCAATCAACAGAAGCAAAAATGTATTTCTGGGATGAATAA
- the tnpA gene encoding IS200/IS605 family transposase gives MANTYTQLYIHLVFAVKHRDRLILPSFKDELMKYITGIIQNKGNKLLAINTMPDHCHIFIGLNPKNPISELVKNIKLASGDFINDKKWLKGKFHWQEGYGAFSYSHSQIDNVIKYILNQEKHHKKLSFKEEYKKILTSFNIEYQDAFLFDWFDDVKY, from the coding sequence ATGGCAAACACATACACACAATTATATATCCATCTGGTATTCGCTGTAAAACATAGAGACAGATTAATTCTTCCTTCATTTAAAGATGAATTAATGAAATACATTACAGGAATAATCCAAAACAAAGGGAATAAATTGCTCGCAATTAATACAATGCCCGATCATTGCCATATTTTTATAGGATTGAATCCAAAAAATCCAATCTCTGAATTAGTTAAGAACATCAAGTTAGCCTCAGGGGATTTTATAAACGATAAAAAATGGCTCAAGGGAAAATTCCACTGGCAGGAAGGTTACGGCGCTTTTTCATATTCACATTCACAGATTGATAATGTGATAAAATATATTCTCAATCAGGAAAAACATCATAAAAAATTATCATTCAAAGAAGAATACAAAAAAATATTAACCTCGTTTAATATTGAATATCAGGATGCATTTTTGTTCGACTGGTTTGATGATGTAAAATATTAA
- a CDS encoding sulfite exporter TauE/SafE family protein — MLYLIVSILIFIISFVFAMLGLGGGMVYVPILKWAGFSMKEVAIPLGLLLNGLNTLLALIPFSRKKLVDWKGGLAMAIAALIFSPIGAYTSKFVPEKPLMILFAIAVLVAAARTLWASSQKEPEEVMSLKKRSIIGSGVGAFAGFAGGLLGIGGGFIIAPILMWMGYKTKEAAATTAFVVTFSSFSGYLGHAAEGQMNWTLTILVVVAVIIASQLGAMFMSGKAKPKMVKQIYAVVLLGIAIKMIWGVL; from the coding sequence ATGTTATACCTAATTGTATCAATATTAATATTTATCATTTCCTTCGTCTTCGCAATGCTTGGCCTAGGCGGCGGAATGGTTTACGTGCCGATTCTTAAATGGGCAGGATTTTCAATGAAAGAAGTCGCTATTCCACTTGGACTTTTATTAAATGGATTGAACACACTGCTTGCATTAATTCCATTTTCAAGAAAAAAGTTAGTTGATTGGAAAGGCGGACTTGCAATGGCAATTGCAGCATTAATCTTTTCACCAATCGGTGCATACACTTCTAAGTTCGTTCCCGAAAAACCATTAATGATTTTGTTTGCAATAGCCGTTTTAGTTGCAGCAGCCAGAACTCTTTGGGCATCAAGTCAAAAAGAACCAGAAGAAGTAATGTCACTTAAGAAAAGATCAATTATAGGTTCGGGAGTCGGTGCGTTTGCAGGATTTGCCGGCGGACTTCTTGGCATCGGTGGTGGATTTATCATCGCACCTATTTTAATGTGGATGGGATATAAAACAAAAGAAGCCGCTGCTACAACTGCATTTGTTGTAACCTTCTCTTCATTCAGTGGATATTTAGGACACGCAGCCGAAGGACAAATGAACTGGACTTTAACAATCTTAGTCGTCGTCGCTGTAATTATCGCATCACAACTTGGTGCAATGTTTATGTCCGGCAAAGCAAAACCTAAAATGGTAAAGCAAATCTATGCTGTTGTGCTCTTAGGAATTGCAATTAAAATGATTTGGGGTGTGTTGTGA
- a CDS encoding 4Fe-4S dicluster domain-containing protein: MAKDLSTQVWHGIPRKEIPWYPTITAEKCIGCELCYISCGREVFEYNETIRKATVERNYNCMVGCSTCSTVCPTEAITFPGRDLIWKFEKEYKIFKEVRKEGKEKREKKKILEERAKAEAALAKLTTRIKFELAGQFGEKGLPKILKEMIANRPFDVINFQMQVPTMKGADEGAPCYSSFEIVSTEQKDISEFASEVRNLIKDKGIVLVSETKL, from the coding sequence ATGGCAAAAGATTTATCAACACAAGTATGGCACGGAATACCGAGAAAAGAGATTCCCTGGTATCCAACAATAACAGCTGAAAAGTGTATCGGCTGCGAACTATGCTATATAAGCTGCGGACGTGAAGTATTTGAATATAACGAAACGATTCGCAAAGCAACGGTTGAAAGAAATTATAATTGTATGGTTGGCTGTTCAACTTGCTCGACTGTTTGTCCAACTGAAGCAATAACTTTTCCCGGAAGAGATCTTATATGGAAATTTGAAAAAGAGTATAAGATATTTAAAGAAGTAAGAAAAGAAGGAAAAGAAAAACGTGAGAAGAAAAAAATTTTGGAAGAAAGAGCCAAAGCAGAAGCTGCACTGGCAAAGTTAACAACAAGAATTAAATTCGAATTAGCTGGACAATTTGGTGAAAAAGGATTGCCGAAAATTCTAAAAGAGATGATTGCAAATCGTCCATTTGATGTTATTAATTTTCAGATGCAAGTGCCGACAATGAAAGGTGCTGACGAAGGTGCTCCTTGTTATTCTTCATTTGAAATTGTTTCTACTGAACAGAAAGATATATCAGAATTTGCAAGTGAAGTAAGAAATTTGATTAAAGATAAAGGGATTGTGTTAGTAAGTGAAACTAAATTGTAA
- a CDS encoding efflux RND transporter permease subunit has translation MSLEEKQKKSIVQKHGLSYHAIKRPATIIILMIAIVVVGILGYTQLATNLLPDITYPMVKVYVTWRGATPEEIEDNIATVIERKVATVDNLDYMETQCTEGLYALQVNFTYNADRDIAYQDVLSKLGQVRKNLPKDAEEPLVFKADPSQLPVMDLLITSDQMDLTKLRTYVENELQDQFTSIEGTAGTEITGGLKREIRVHIDPIKLQGYGLSVDKVAQRLKDENLELLGGRVTSARRDYIVRTVGEFSNVDEIGNLIISKGKNEGLVLLKDVADVKDAYAVQRIKNKLNQVEGVKLSVFKQTGANSVEVSDLIAKKLKELKTIIPPSINLDIIYDQADYIRAAVAGVRDAALIAALLVVIVTAFFLTGWKRVLIVSLTLPVTLLGTFFFMQLLNFSINIFTLGGLVVAITVLLDNCIVVLENITRIQEEEPEELHPVQKGATQVSGAVLTATLTFIALFLPFLLVPGLVSLLFRELIITVAITITLSLIVALTLTPTLTSLFFKEGKPVHDKKGIISKIADGFISLIIKPYKPILRWVLKFRWVVMILTLTLFFVGLIFLNKIGSEFLPKADDGLITIKLKMPTGSSMEETHKVISQVENFVKQQPYIEKYSSLSGGKIWGLVTYEIANEGEVNIQLVKPAKRPMTTDDYVEWLTPLVQQNVKFPGLKMKVFHTKLKGIKQTGEFDIEVEVIAPRSEPIENIYENATRVSGLLKQVEGLTGIDVSIDITKPEYQIFVDRTKAIDQGLSVNQVANTIKSSIDGNVPTQFKEKGYYYPIRIVVDETDIKSISDVENLSVYPNNGSKIRLKTIAKVEQRSGPLEIDRKDQNRVIKATANVQGRTVGEATADVQKLLSTFTLPAGYKISFGGQSQMLRENFNTMIIILLIAMFFAYVVLVINFEDFIKPFIILIRVPLSLIGVSYALYITNQPIGVTVMIGFIILAGIEINQGVILITFIDQLREQGMSLIEAIQKAAVVRLRPILMTDIVGIIGLLPLALSIGEGTELLKPMAIAVIGGLIFGLLLVFLFLPSLYYIFEKRKEKKVIAKSVVVSE, from the coding sequence ATGAGTTTAGAAGAAAAACAGAAAAAATCAATAGTCCAAAAACACGGACTATCTTATCACGCAATTAAAAGACCGGCAACAATTATCATTTTAATGATTGCGATTGTTGTGGTTGGAATTCTCGGATACACACAACTTGCAACCAATCTTTTGCCGGATATAACCTATCCAATGGTTAAGGTTTATGTAACTTGGCGAGGAGCTACACCAGAAGAAATTGAGGATAACATCGCAACAGTGATTGAACGTAAAGTTGCTACGGTTGATAATCTTGATTATATGGAAACTCAATGCACAGAAGGTTTGTATGCACTTCAGGTAAATTTCACGTACAATGCTGATCGTGATATTGCATATCAAGATGTACTTTCAAAACTCGGACAGGTAAGAAAAAATTTGCCGAAAGATGCTGAAGAACCGCTTGTCTTTAAAGCTGATCCTTCACAATTGCCGGTAATGGATTTGCTTATCACTTCCGATCAAATGGATTTGACAAAACTAAGAACCTATGTTGAAAATGAACTTCAAGATCAATTCACTTCGATTGAAGGAACAGCAGGAACAGAAATCACAGGTGGACTAAAAAGAGAAATTCGAGTTCATATCGACCCGATTAAATTACAAGGTTATGGACTATCTGTTGATAAGGTTGCTCAACGACTTAAAGATGAAAACCTTGAACTTCTCGGCGGAAGAGTTACATCTGCAAGAAGAGATTATATTGTTAGAACAGTTGGTGAGTTTTCTAATGTTGATGAAATCGGAAACTTGATAATTTCAAAAGGTAAGAATGAAGGATTAGTTCTATTAAAAGATGTTGCCGATGTGAAAGATGCTTATGCAGTTCAGAGAATAAAAAATAAATTGAATCAGGTAGAAGGCGTAAAACTTTCGGTGTTCAAACAAACCGGAGCTAATTCTGTTGAAGTATCGGACTTAATTGCAAAAAAACTTAAAGAGTTAAAAACAATTATTCCGCCTTCAATAAATCTTGATATAATTTATGACCAGGCGGATTATATCCGTGCGGCTGTTGCCGGCGTTCGAGATGCGGCATTAATTGCGGCTTTGCTTGTTGTGATTGTAACGGCATTCTTTTTAACTGGCTGGAAAAGAGTTTTAATCGTTTCTCTTACGCTGCCTGTAACTTTGCTTGGCACTTTCTTTTTTATGCAGCTACTGAATTTTTCAATCAACATTTTTACGCTTGGCGGCTTGGTTGTTGCAATCACCGTTTTGCTTGATAATTGTATTGTTGTTCTTGAAAATATTACTCGTATTCAGGAAGAAGAACCGGAAGAGCTTCATCCAGTGCAAAAAGGTGCAACACAAGTAAGCGGTGCAGTGCTTACGGCAACTCTCACATTCATCGCTTTGTTCCTCCCATTCCTTTTAGTTCCGGGTTTGGTTTCGCTTTTGTTCAGAGAATTAATTATCACTGTTGCAATTACAATTACTTTATCATTAATTGTTGCGTTAACATTAACACCAACATTAACTTCACTTTTCTTTAAAGAAGGTAAACCGGTTCACGATAAAAAAGGAATTATTTCAAAAATTGCAGATGGATTTATATCGTTAATCATCAAACCATATAAACCAATTTTACGATGGGTGCTAAAGTTCCGTTGGGTTGTAATGATATTGACGCTCACATTATTTTTTGTTGGATTAATTTTCTTAAACAAAATTGGCTCTGAATTTCTCCCGAAAGCCGACGACGGATTAATTACAATCAAACTAAAAATGCCAACCGGTTCTTCAATGGAAGAAACGCATAAAGTGATATCTCAGGTGGAAAACTTTGTAAAACAGCAGCCATACATTGAAAAATATTCATCACTTTCTGGCGGAAAAATTTGGGGACTTGTAACTTATGAAATCGCCAACGAAGGTGAAGTGAACATTCAACTCGTAAAGCCGGCTAAACGACCGATGACGACAGATGATTATGTTGAATGGCTCACTCCGCTTGTTCAGCAGAATGTTAAATTTCCGGGATTGAAAATGAAGGTCTTCCACACTAAGCTGAAAGGAATAAAACAAACCGGAGAATTTGATATTGAAGTGGAAGTAATTGCCCCACGCAGTGAGCCAATTGAGAATATTTATGAGAACGCAACTCGAGTTTCCGGTTTGCTGAAACAAGTTGAAGGACTTACGGGCATTGATGTTTCAATTGATATCACAAAACCCGAATATCAAATTTTTGTTGATAGAACAAAAGCAATTGATCAGGGTTTGAGTGTAAATCAAGTAGCAAATACAATCAAATCAAGTATTGATGGAAATGTTCCGACTCAATTTAAAGAGAAAGGTTATTACTATCCAATACGAATTGTAGTTGATGAAACAGATATTAAAAGCATTAGCGATGTTGAAAATCTTTCTGTTTATCCAAACAACGGAAGCAAAATCAGATTAAAAACAATTGCAAAAGTTGAGCAGCGTTCGGGTCCACTTGAAATTGACAGAAAAGACCAGAACAGAGTTATTAAAGCAACAGCAAATGTTCAAGGAAGAACTGTTGGTGAAGCAACAGCTGATGTTCAAAAATTGTTGAGCACATTTACTTTGCCAGCTGGTTATAAAATTAGTTTCGGCGGGCAATCGCAAATGCTGAGAGAGAATTTTAATACAATGATAATTATTCTTCTCATTGCAATGTTTTTTGCATACGTAGTTTTGGTAATAAACTTTGAAGATTTTATTAAGCCGTTCATAATTCTTATTCGTGTTCCGCTTTCACTTATTGGTGTTTCTTATGCACTTTATATAACTAATCAACCAATTGGCGTTACTGTTATGATTGGTTTTATCATTCTTGCGGGAATTGAAATCAATCAAGGCGTAATTCTAATAACGTTTATTGACCAGTTGCGTGAACAAGGAATGAGTTTGATTGAGGCAATTCAAAAAGCGGCAGTCGTTCGTTTACGACCAATTTTAATGACAGATATTGTTGGTATTATTGGTTTGCTTCCGCTAGCATTAAGCATCGGCGAAGGAACAGAATTACTTAAGCCAATGGCAATTGCAGTAATCGGCGGATTGATATTCGGATTATTGTTGGTATTTCTCTTTCTGCCATCGCTCTATTACATTTTTGAAAAGAGAAAAGAAAAAAAGGTCATTGCAAAAAGTGTGGTGGTAAGTGAATAG
- a CDS encoding TetR/AcrR family transcriptional regulator, translating into MAAERLDTETRQEQIKKAVLEIISTEGIGKLSTRNLASKIGVTEGALFRHFSSKKEIMLSILDDVKNELLVDQEKITFSSNLSAEEKLFQFLCLHIKYLIENKGITILLFSEAAHMNEPSLKKGLRNILLSQKEFISRIIKQGMNEGIWNDSLNVENVATLYMGIPISLNIEMILNPEAQKQEKFCENMICLIKKALEKK; encoded by the coding sequence ATGGCAGCAGAAAGATTAGATACCGAAACCAGACAAGAACAGATTAAGAAAGCTGTTTTAGAGATTATATCAACAGAAGGAATTGGAAAACTATCTACCAGAAATCTGGCTTCAAAAATAGGAGTTACCGAAGGAGCCCTCTTCAGACATTTTTCATCTAAAAAAGAAATTATGCTTTCAATTCTTGATGATGTAAAAAATGAACTTCTGGTTGATCAGGAGAAAATAACATTCTCATCAAATTTAAGTGCAGAAGAAAAGTTATTTCAATTCCTTTGTTTACATATTAAGTATCTTATTGAAAATAAAGGCATTACGATACTTTTGTTTTCTGAAGCTGCTCATATGAATGAACCATCACTTAAAAAAGGATTGCGAAATATTTTGCTTTCACAAAAGGAATTTATAAGCAGGATTATTAAACAAGGAATGAATGAAGGTATTTGGAATGATTCATTAAATGTTGAAAATGTAGCAACACTTTATATGGGAATTCCAATCTCTCTAAATATTGAAATGATTCTTAATCCCGAAGCACAAAAACAAGAAAAATTCTGCGAGAATATGATTTGCCTAATTAAAAAAGCATTAGAAAAGAAATAA
- a CDS encoding porin, translated as MRTLSLPDIARNEVVSISITDCFTPFYSIRNDIQAESLRGAIATKQSDKREELLHFVRNDNNPVIARDNSLEAISKSRTDYFATLVMTNTLCHCEERSDEAISISKTDCFTPFHFVRNDIQAGSLRGAIATKQSDKREGLLHFVSNDSLKLFFLIFLLLSLPLFAQNENPEFHGYIQSRFTYNDGNSSSFMIRRAKLWLDGKAPMADNITYKMQVVYRSATDENFYFQDAFADVKWNFGFLRVGKFVPNFTLQRMQSDAFIPVLERANVINNLIHGDKSSAREIGVEGNFDLLNSNLKLSLGIFNGNQKVPGNNISNNLLYSSKISYDILKNKDELINIGASFGYRYLDNQTLSKIFSSTQSITGNDYRYGFQTELKLNKFELQSEFVNANIINKNAWGYYAYAGYYFANNFQVLAQIEKYKDFNPATNDNEWYLLGLNYYFTQKNKLMADYRTQFNGKGNINIAEIQYQIFFN; from the coding sequence GTGAGAACATTATCTCTACCCGACATTGCGAGGAACGAAGTAGTATCAATAAGTATAACAGATTGCTTCACTCCATTTTATTCCATTCGCAATGACATACAAGCAGAGTCATTGCGAGGAGCGATAGCAACGAAGCAATCTGACAAAAGAGAAGAATTGCTTCACTTTGTTCGCAATGACAATAACCCGGTCATTGCGAGAGACAATAGTCTCGAAGCAATCTCAAAAAGTAGAACAGATTACTTCGCTACGCTCGTAATGACAAATACTTTATGTCATTGCGAGGAGCGAAGCGACGAAGCAATCTCAATAAGTAAAACAGATTGCTTCACTCCATTTCATTTCGTTCGCAATGACATACAAGCAGGGTCATTGCGAGGAGCGATAGCGACGAAGCAATCTGACAAAAGAGAAGGATTGCTTCATTTCGTCTCCAACGACAGTTTAAAATTGTTCTTCCTAATTTTTTTGCTTCTCAGTTTACCTCTGTTTGCGCAAAATGAAAATCCGGAATTTCACGGATACATTCAAAGTCGTTTTACTTATAACGATGGTAACAGCAGCAGTTTTATGATTAGGCGTGCAAAACTTTGGCTGGATGGTAAAGCTCCTATGGCTGATAATATCACTTATAAAATGCAGGTAGTTTATCGTTCTGCTACAGATGAAAATTTTTATTTCCAGGATGCTTTTGCAGATGTTAAATGGAACTTTGGCTTTTTACGGGTTGGAAAGTTTGTTCCGAATTTTACTTTGCAAAGAATGCAATCTGATGCTTTCATTCCGGTTTTAGAAAGAGCAAATGTAATTAATAATTTGATTCACGGTGATAAAAGTTCTGCTCGTGAAATTGGAGTTGAAGGGAATTTTGATCTGCTGAACTCAAATCTAAAACTAAGTTTGGGTATATTTAATGGTAACCAAAAAGTACCTGGAAACAACATCAGTAACAATCTTCTTTACTCATCAAAAATTAGTTACGATATTCTTAAGAATAAAGATGAACTAATTAATATTGGTGCATCATTCGGTTATAGATATTTAGATAATCAAACATTATCTAAAATATTTTCCTCAACCCAAAGCATTACCGGCAATGATTATCGTTATGGATTTCAAACAGAACTTAAGTTAAACAAATTTGAACTTCAGAGTGAATTTGTAAACGCAAATATCATCAATAAAAATGCGTGGGGATATTATGCTTATGCCGGATATTACTTTGCAAATAATTTCCAGGTGCTCGCACAAATAGAGAAATATAAAGATTTCAATCCAGCAACAAATGATAACGAATGGTATTTGCTTGGTTTGAATTATTACTTTACACAAAAAAATAAATTAATGGCTGATTATAGAACTCAGTTTAATGGAAAAGGAAACATCAACATTGCTGAAATACAGTATCAAATATTTTTTAACTAA